Proteins encoded by one window of Flavobacterium sp. N502540:
- a CDS encoding ComEC/Rec2 family competence protein gives MKVLDFPLTKITIWFSCGILAAYYYPPKFTVITSVFVLGFIAFLLVYSSLQKNNKQSVYSGISISFISFFIGIATLLLHTESLQESNYTHCKEVFSSPQTITFVVREKLKSNTYCDRYYVQVKKINNRDYSGKILINVEKDSAKNPIIIGSIIRVKTILQRTSANKNPNQFDYQKYLSDKQIYAQLYLNKTEIAVNKKLQKDIWYYCGRLHSRIYNNLKKTGFHQTEMNVALALILGQRQEISNDLIQDYQFSGATHILSVSGLHVGFIMLFISFILKPVPNTRKGSLLKLISILLSLALFAVISGLSPSVLRSVVMFSFLAVGSHLRRTGSTYHTLLVSLFLILLFEPYFLFDVGFQLSYLALFFILWLQPLLNSIWSPKLKISKFLWNALTVSFAAQIGTLPLCLYYFHQFPGLFFVTNIVVIPILSFIMIAGIIVLLIAVFYPPPMVLTEIFEKSIFLLNYTIHYIASLEWFVIRNISFNFCLLISSYFLIISAIIWGKKKNYPTTFAVLISVIVFQISMIYTRRETGTKREMIVYHTKNNSLISQRNGSRIKVFSNDTLLLQSSKATLLSSYLSSDFSQLSTTVSIKNLLYFNGKKILVIDSSGVYKISSPPDILLLIQSPKINLDRVLQKLHPKIIIADASNSYSIQKIWKSSCCKKNIPFHATAEKGFYSLN, from the coding sequence ATGAAAGTATTAGATTTTCCTTTAACTAAAATTACCATTTGGTTTAGCTGCGGCATTTTGGCTGCTTATTATTACCCGCCAAAATTCACGGTCATAACTTCCGTTTTTGTTCTTGGTTTTATTGCCTTTTTACTTGTTTACTCTTCTCTTCAAAAGAATAACAAGCAAAGTGTATATTCTGGAATCAGTATCTCTTTCATTTCTTTCTTTATTGGCATTGCAACACTTTTACTACATACAGAATCGCTGCAAGAATCCAACTATACCCATTGTAAAGAAGTTTTTAGCTCTCCTCAAACGATAACTTTTGTGGTTCGCGAAAAACTAAAAAGCAACACATACTGCGACCGCTACTATGTGCAGGTAAAGAAGATCAACAACAGGGATTATTCCGGAAAAATTCTTATAAATGTAGAAAAGGACAGTGCTAAAAACCCAATTATTATTGGAAGTATAATAAGAGTCAAAACCATTTTACAACGTACTAGTGCGAATAAAAACCCGAATCAGTTTGACTACCAAAAATACCTTTCAGATAAACAGATTTATGCGCAGCTTTATCTCAATAAAACAGAAATCGCGGTTAATAAAAAACTTCAAAAAGACATCTGGTATTACTGCGGACGTTTACACTCCAGAATTTATAACAATCTAAAAAAGACAGGTTTTCACCAAACGGAAATGAACGTTGCACTTGCTCTTATATTGGGACAACGACAAGAAATTTCAAATGATTTGATTCAGGATTATCAGTTCTCAGGTGCTACGCATATTCTGTCAGTTTCAGGTCTTCATGTTGGTTTTATCATGCTGTTCATTAGTTTTATTTTAAAACCTGTTCCCAATACGCGAAAGGGCTCTTTATTAAAATTGATTTCAATACTGCTGTCTCTCGCGCTTTTTGCCGTAATCTCAGGATTATCTCCGTCAGTACTGCGTTCTGTTGTCATGTTTTCTTTTCTTGCTGTTGGCAGCCATCTTAGAAGAACAGGAAGTACGTATCATACTTTACTTGTCTCTTTGTTTTTAATTCTACTCTTCGAGCCTTACTTTTTGTTTGATGTCGGTTTCCAGTTAAGTTATCTTGCTTTGTTTTTCATTCTTTGGCTACAGCCTCTCTTAAACAGTATCTGGTCTCCGAAGCTTAAAATCTCAAAATTCCTCTGGAACGCACTAACTGTTTCTTTCGCTGCCCAAATAGGCACATTACCTTTATGCTTGTACTATTTTCACCAGTTTCCGGGATTATTTTTTGTTACCAATATTGTTGTGATCCCTATACTATCTTTCATCATGATTGCCGGAATCATAGTACTGCTAATTGCTGTTTTTTATCCCCCTCCAATGGTCCTTACTGAGATATTTGAAAAAAGTATTTTCCTCTTAAACTATACCATCCACTACATTGCATCGCTCGAGTGGTTTGTTATTCGCAACATTAGCTTCAACTTCTGTCTTCTTATCTCCTCTTACTTTCTAATTATTTCTGCCATAATCTGGGGTAAGAAAAAAAATTACCCTACAACTTTCGCTGTATTGATTTCAGTTATAGTATTTCAGATTTCTATGATTTACACCAGGAGAGAAACCGGAACCAAACGTGAAATGATCGTTTATCATACCAAAAACAACTCTTTAATTTCTCAAAGAAATGGAAGTCGTATCAAAGTGTTTTCAAATGATACTCTTTTACTTCAATCCTCGAAAGCAACTCTTCTAAGTTCTTATTTGTCGAGTGATTTTAGTCAATTAAGCACTACTGTGAGCATCAAAAACCTGCTTTATTTTAATGGAAAAAAGATCTTAGTGATTGACAGTTCCGGGGTTTATAAAATCAGCTCTCCACCTGACATATTATTATTGATTCAATCCCCGAAAATCAATTTAGATCGCGTTCTGCAAAAACTGCATCCTAAAATTATAATTGCAGATGCATCGAATTCCTACTCTATTCAAAAAATATGGAAAAGCAGTTGTTGTAAAAAAAACATCCCTTTTCATGCCACAGCCGAAAAGGGATTTTATTCTTTAAACTAA
- a CDS encoding thioredoxin family protein, translated as MTKKILILLFFLGSIFMQAQNLVWKTNMTDAIALSNEQKKPMLILFTASGVPENLQNEIFKTPDFAVWSRDNVILVKLDLSDSTADESDREQKIKLKNAFGVEDLPEVCFASASIRKNKTTFSALGKIAYKPGGAKAWIAESNAILHSGE; from the coding sequence ATGACCAAAAAAATACTTATCCTACTGTTTTTTTTAGGTTCAATTTTTATGCAGGCGCAGAATTTAGTTTGGAAAACAAATATGACGGATGCTATTGCGCTTAGTAATGAACAGAAAAAACCAATGTTAATTTTATTCACTGCCTCAGGTGTGCCGGAAAATCTTCAGAACGAAATTTTTAAAACTCCAGACTTTGCTGTTTGGTCTCGTGACAACGTTATTCTTGTAAAACTTGATTTGTCTGACAGTACAGCTGATGAAAGTGACAGAGAGCAAAAGATCAAATTGAAAAATGCTTTTGGAGTTGAGGACTTGCCTGAAGTTTGTTTTGCAAGTGCTTCGATTAGAAAAAATAAAACCACATTTAGCGCTTTAGGAAAAATCGCGTATAAACCGGGTGGTGCAAAAGCCTGGATTGCAGAGTCAAATGCAATTTTGCATTCAGGTGAGTAG
- a CDS encoding peptide MFS transporter, whose amino-acid sequence MGETQVKTAHPKGLWVLFGTEMWERFNFYGMRALLTLFLVNSLLMKEEEASLIYGGFLGLCYLTPMLGGFVADRFLGNRNCIILGGLLMAIGQLLLFTSGSVFEGNRAFATIIMYTALGVIVFGNGFFKPNISSMVGSLYPKQEKTKLDSAFTIFYMGINIGAFLGQSICPLLGDVKDAGGVRDIHAFRWGFLAASAAMFIGTILFYFLKNKYVVSPEGKPLGGLPSKNDASDFEEGEAQKANFSSKALTIAGIAFVALGFFFHYVVGQNLIYTLIYSSGLSLAGLIISDTSLTKVERDRIIVIYIVSFFIIFFWAAFEQAGSSLTFIADNQTDRNFFGWQMPPSMVQIFNGLFVVLLAVPFSVLWDTLRAKGKEPISPVKLAVGLVVISVSFFMIATQVSYIGTSGLLLVKWLILLYFLNTCAELCLSPIGLSLVGKLSPKRFASLLYGVFFLSNASGYALGGTLGSILPATGDKFAKAKELGIDLQAVLDNKITPTAEQLALLEHHQISAHNHFFAGFEIHNLYEFFMVFVVLTGIAAIILFALTPFLKRMMHGVR is encoded by the coding sequence ATGGGAGAAACTCAGGTAAAAACAGCGCATCCAAAAGGACTTTGGGTATTATTTGGAACGGAGATGTGGGAACGGTTCAACTTTTATGGAATGCGAGCTTTATTAACTTTATTTCTGGTAAATTCATTGTTGATGAAGGAAGAAGAAGCTTCTTTGATTTACGGAGGTTTCCTTGGGCTTTGTTATTTAACGCCAATGTTGGGAGGTTTTGTTGCCGATCGTTTCTTAGGAAACAGAAATTGTATCATCTTGGGAGGGTTGCTTATGGCAATCGGACAATTGTTGTTGTTTACCAGTGGTAGTGTTTTTGAAGGTAACAGAGCGTTTGCTACGATTATTATGTACACTGCATTAGGAGTTATCGTATTTGGTAACGGATTCTTCAAGCCAAACATTTCAAGTATGGTAGGAAGTTTGTATCCTAAACAGGAAAAGACAAAATTGGATAGTGCTTTTACTATTTTTTATATGGGTATCAATATTGGAGCCTTTTTAGGTCAGTCTATTTGCCCTTTGTTAGGAGATGTTAAAGATGCAGGTGGGGTTAGAGATATCCATGCTTTTAGATGGGGATTCCTTGCTGCTTCTGCTGCAATGTTTATAGGAACAATTCTTTTTTACTTCCTGAAAAATAAATATGTGGTTTCTCCTGAAGGAAAACCATTAGGAGGTTTACCTTCTAAAAATGACGCCTCTGATTTTGAAGAAGGAGAAGCTCAGAAAGCTAATTTCTCAAGTAAAGCTTTAACAATTGCCGGAATCGCTTTTGTAGCTTTAGGATTCTTCTTTCATTATGTGGTAGGTCAGAACTTGATTTATACTTTGATTTATTCTAGTGGTTTGTCATTGGCCGGATTAATTATTTCGGATACTTCTTTGACTAAAGTAGAGAGAGACAGAATTATTGTAATTTACATCGTTTCTTTCTTTATTATTTTCTTCTGGGCAGCTTTTGAGCAGGCAGGTTCGTCATTGACTTTTATTGCAGACAACCAAACGGATAGAAATTTCTTCGGATGGCAAATGCCTCCGTCAATGGTTCAGATTTTTAACGGACTATTCGTAGTATTATTAGCAGTGCCATTTAGTGTACTTTGGGATACTTTGAGAGCTAAAGGGAAAGAGCCAATTTCACCGGTAAAATTAGCCGTTGGTTTAGTGGTAATTTCGGTTAGTTTCTTTATGATCGCTACTCAGGTTTCTTATATCGGAACATCAGGGTTGTTATTGGTAAAATGGCTTATTTTATTATATTTCTTAAATACATGTGCTGAATTATGTTTGTCTCCAATTGGTTTGTCATTGGTAGGTAAACTTTCTCCAAAACGTTTTGCTTCATTATTGTACGGGGTATTCTTCTTGTCAAACGCTTCAGGTTATGCTTTAGGAGGAACTTTAGGTTCAATTTTACCGGCGACCGGAGATAAATTTGCAAAAGCAAAAGAATTAGGAATTGACCTTCAGGCTGTTTTAGATAACAAAATTACACCAACAGCGGAACAGTTGGCTTTACTAGAGCACCACCAAATTAGTGCACATAACCACTTCTTTGCCGGATTCGAAATTCATAACTTATACGAATTCTTCATGGTATTTGTTGTTTTAACTGGTATTGCTGCAATCATATTATTTGCTTTGACTCCATTTCTGAAAAGAATGATGCATGGTGTTAGATAA
- a CDS encoding C40 family peptidase codes for MKRIYYLILVTVLFASCKSASTAVGNKESKRENRYTVTHLIEHATDNIGVRYKAGGTTKSGYDCSGLVFTTFESENIKLPRNSFEQAKVGRIIKFNDAQKGDLIFFKTNRSKQINHVGLIVEVKSDEIKFVHSSTSKGVIISSTKESYYQNSFAQINRVIE; via the coding sequence TTGAAAAGAATCTATTATTTAATACTCGTCACTGTCCTTTTTGCTTCCTGTAAATCGGCTTCAACTGCGGTGGGCAACAAAGAATCAAAGCGGGAAAACAGATATACGGTTACGCATTTAATCGAACACGCAACAGACAATATTGGGGTGCGATACAAAGCCGGAGGCACTACAAAAAGCGGTTATGACTGCTCCGGATTAGTGTTTACCACTTTTGAGTCGGAAAATATAAAACTACCGCGAAACTCTTTTGAGCAGGCTAAGGTGGGAAGAATCATTAAATTTAATGACGCCCAAAAAGGGGATTTGATTTTTTTTAAAACAAACAGGAGTAAGCAGATTAATCATGTTGGGCTTATTGTAGAAGTAAAATCAGATGAAATCAAATTTGTGCATTCTTCTACCTCAAAGGGAGTCATTATTTCATCCACTAAAGAATCCTATTATCAAAATTCATTTGCTCAAATCAACAGGGTAATAGAATAA
- a CDS encoding peptide MFS transporter: MWKKHPKALPFLFLSEMWERFGYYLMIGIFTLYLKDVKSGFAMTEKEASDLYGTFIALVFLTPFIGGLIADRYLGYRKSVILGGILMGVGYFLIGVHDLTMLYIAMTLIIVGNGFFKPNISTLLGSFYSKEEYKDKKDEGYNIFYMGINVGGFICNFFGAALQILLGWHWAFMAAGVGMFIGVMVFLLGTKHYVGHDQKKGVQEGDMPFYKIILFILLPSFVFGAIGWLIKGVASDANVNSSIFGSDSTDAFIFACIPIVLFYGSLYFKAKTEDKRSIGALLAIFGVVILFWAVFKLNGSALTTWADRYTDREVTGTSGKVIAKLKLAKEVEYKMDSTELYDDQFRLQKVNGVVKKEVNYPLYFRNVAPDKLPAEGAKVHLWATNLSQSINPAWVVILTPLIVAFFSFLRLRKKEPSTPTKIAFGLLISALSVLVMIAAVKIGNNGAEKVSAWWLVANYGIITIGELFLSPMGLSVVSKLSPVNITSLMMGGWFLSTSIGNKLSGVLASMWDSYDNKVNFFWVNFALLMFATILMFALVKQLNKVMKERGIN, encoded by the coding sequence ATGTGGAAAAAACACCCAAAAGCATTGCCATTCCTGTTTCTGTCTGAAATGTGGGAACGTTTTGGTTATTATTTAATGATCGGAATTTTTACTTTATATCTGAAAGATGTAAAGAGCGGTTTTGCGATGACCGAGAAAGAAGCTTCTGATTTATACGGGACTTTTATAGCTTTGGTTTTTCTGACTCCGTTTATTGGCGGACTAATTGCTGATAGATATCTAGGATATAGAAAATCAGTCATTCTTGGCGGAATTTTAATGGGGGTCGGTTACTTCTTAATTGGAGTGCATGATCTGACCATGCTTTATATCGCCATGACTTTGATAATTGTTGGAAATGGTTTTTTTAAACCCAATATTTCTACATTACTGGGGAGTTTTTATTCTAAAGAAGAGTATAAAGATAAAAAAGATGAAGGCTACAATATTTTCTATATGGGAATTAATGTTGGGGGTTTTATCTGTAATTTCTTTGGAGCTGCTTTGCAAATCCTTTTGGGGTGGCATTGGGCTTTTATGGCTGCCGGTGTCGGAATGTTTATAGGAGTTATGGTGTTTTTGTTAGGTACGAAGCATTATGTGGGACACGACCAGAAAAAAGGAGTGCAGGAAGGCGATATGCCTTTTTATAAAATTATACTGTTTATTTTATTGCCCTCTTTTGTTTTTGGAGCAATTGGCTGGTTGATAAAAGGAGTAGCTTCAGATGCTAATGTGAATAGTTCTATATTTGGTTCAGACAGTACAGACGCTTTTATTTTTGCATGTATTCCAATAGTCCTCTTTTACGGCTCGCTTTATTTTAAAGCAAAAACAGAAGATAAGCGATCAATAGGAGCTTTATTGGCTATTTTTGGAGTGGTGATTTTATTTTGGGCAGTCTTTAAGCTTAATGGCTCGGCACTTACTACCTGGGCAGATCGATATACTGACAGAGAAGTAACAGGGACGTCGGGTAAGGTTATTGCTAAGCTAAAATTGGCAAAAGAGGTTGAGTATAAAATGGACTCTACTGAATTATATGATGATCAGTTTCGTTTGCAAAAAGTAAATGGAGTGGTTAAGAAAGAAGTAAATTATCCTTTGTATTTTAGAAATGTTGCTCCGGATAAATTACCGGCAGAAGGTGCTAAGGTTCATCTTTGGGCGACAAATTTAAGCCAGTCTATTAACCCGGCCTGGGTCGTTATATTAACTCCTTTGATTGTTGCCTTTTTCTCTTTTTTACGACTGCGTAAAAAAGAACCTTCAACACCTACGAAAATTGCTTTCGGTTTGCTGATTTCGGCCCTGTCTGTTTTGGTTATGATAGCTGCTGTAAAAATTGGGAATAACGGAGCAGAGAAAGTCAGTGCCTGGTGGTTAGTAGCGAATTATGGTATCATAACAATTGGTGAGTTGTTTTTGAGCCCCATGGGATTATCAGTAGTTTCCAAGTTAAGTCCCGTTAATATAACTTCCCTAATGATGGGAGGCTGGTTCCTGTCAACTTCTATAGGAAATAAACTAAGTGGAGTTTTAGCCAGTATGTGGGATAGCTACGACAATAAAGTCAACTTTTTTTGGGTAAATTTTGCGTTGTTAATGTTTGCGACAATATTGATGTTTGCTTTAGTAAAGCAGCTTAACAAAGTGATGAAAGAGAGAGGAATTAATTAA
- a CDS encoding peptide MFS transporter: MEQKVTLEEIQNFKGNYPKQLWYLFFVEMWERFCFYGMRGVLVIFMVDQLFLKEDHASEQYGAIQAFVYAFTFIGGIFADKVLGFKKSLFFGGIVMILGNLLIAVSPHDFFYYGIAFSIIGTGFFKPNVSSMVGELYHEDDGRRDAGYGMFYAGINVGGLFGGALCVYLGKFYSWQLCFLSAAIVMFLGLITFLFTKKYLGPIGDSPLLNLTPQKRRIREIAVYALSILSLPFIFIMVKNTKYTDYFMYTIGTVAVLYFAYELFKLGDSKLQKKLFAAFLFVFFYFLFNSIYEQSGGSLSLFAKDNLNNKLLFFTIDPNVVNNSSNTFFVVVLSPLIGLLWIWLGKRKIEPNTLIKFGIGFLFLAASFYIFYLTKFFADANGIASLNVFTFAYLITTIGELCLGPIGMSIITKLSPKRLFGMMMGLWFLASAFGQLAAGKLGAEISRSNTGDTLISKLQSYTEGYYQLAIYSLVAGLILLAISPIIRKLMQEVK, from the coding sequence ATGGAGCAAAAAGTCACTTTAGAAGAAATTCAAAATTTTAAAGGCAATTATCCGAAACAATTATGGTATTTGTTTTTTGTCGAAATGTGGGAGCGTTTTTGCTTTTACGGAATGCGTGGGGTTTTGGTTATTTTTATGGTCGATCAGCTTTTCTTGAAAGAAGATCATGCCAGCGAGCAATATGGTGCTATTCAGGCTTTTGTATATGCCTTTACTTTTATTGGAGGTATTTTTGCCGATAAAGTATTAGGATTTAAAAAATCATTGTTTTTTGGAGGAATCGTTATGATTCTTGGGAATCTTTTAATTGCAGTTTCTCCTCATGATTTCTTTTATTACGGGATTGCTTTTTCTATTATTGGGACAGGTTTTTTTAAGCCCAATGTTTCTTCGATGGTCGGAGAATTGTATCATGAAGATGATGGTAGAAGGGATGCAGGTTACGGAATGTTTTATGCCGGTATAAATGTTGGCGGACTTTTTGGTGGTGCTTTGTGTGTGTATTTAGGGAAGTTTTATTCTTGGCAATTGTGCTTTTTATCCGCTGCAATTGTAATGTTTTTAGGGTTGATCACCTTCTTATTTACTAAAAAATATTTAGGACCAATTGGTGATTCTCCGTTATTGAATTTAACACCGCAAAAGAGACGAATTCGTGAGATAGCCGTATATGCTCTGTCTATTTTGAGTTTGCCTTTTATTTTTATAATGGTTAAGAATACGAAGTATACGGATTATTTTATGTATACTATTGGTACAGTTGCTGTTTTGTATTTTGCTTATGAATTGTTTAAACTGGGAGATTCTAAATTGCAAAAGAAACTTTTTGCTGCTTTTCTGTTTGTATTTTTCTATTTCCTGTTCAATTCTATTTACGAACAAAGTGGTGGATCGTTATCGCTTTTTGCAAAAGATAATTTGAATAATAAATTGTTGTTTTTTACAATTGATCCCAACGTTGTGAACAACAGTTCGAATACTTTTTTTGTAGTAGTTTTAAGTCCGCTTATTGGTTTGTTGTGGATATGGTTAGGGAAACGGAAAATTGAACCGAATACTTTAATTAAATTCGGAATTGGGTTTTTATTCCTGGCAGCTTCTTTTTACATCTTCTATCTGACCAAATTCTTTGCTGATGCTAATGGAATTGCTTCATTGAATGTCTTTACGTTTGCTTATCTGATAACCACTATTGGGGAGCTTTGTCTGGGGCCAATCGGAATGTCAATCATTACCAAATTATCTCCAAAAAGATTATTCGGAATGATGATGGGGTTGTGGTTCCTGGCAAGTGCTTTTGGACAGTTGGCTGCGGGTAAACTGGGAGCCGAGATTTCCAGATCAAATACCGGCGACACCTTGATTTCTAAATTGCAATCGTATACAGAAGGTTACTATCAACTGGCTATTTATTCGCTAGTTGCGGGCTTGATATTATTAGCAATTTCGCCAATTATTAGAAAATTAATGCAAGAAGTAAAATAG
- the lpxB gene encoding lipid-A-disaccharide synthase produces MKYYIIAGEASGDLHGSNLMKALYEEDPQAEIRFWGGDLMQKAGGTLVKHYRELAFMGFVEVLFNLKTILNNIKICKKDITAFQPDVLIFIDYPGFNMRIAKWAKALHYKTHYYISPQIWAWKENRIKAIKNDIDKMFVILPFEKSFYEDKHHFPVDFVGHPLIDAIQNQPSFDETTFRKENQLGEKPIIAVLPGSRQQEITKMLSVMLSVVDDFQDYEFVIAGAPSQDFEFYQQFISNKNIKFVSNKTYDLLRSSTAALVTSGTATLETALFKVPEVVCYKGSAISYQIAKRIITLKYISLVNLIMDEEVVTELIQSECNTKRIKEELQKLLTSDYREKLLKNYDILEQKLGGVGASKKTAKLIVADLKHV; encoded by the coding sequence ATGAAGTACTACATAATAGCTGGTGAAGCGTCAGGAGATCTACATGGTTCTAATTTAATGAAAGCCCTATATGAGGAAGATCCTCAGGCGGAAATTAGATTTTGGGGCGGTGATTTAATGCAAAAAGCCGGCGGAACTCTTGTAAAACATTACCGCGAACTAGCCTTCATGGGGTTTGTTGAAGTTCTTTTCAATTTAAAAACCATATTAAACAATATTAAAATTTGCAAGAAGGATATCACAGCATTTCAACCTGATGTTTTGATTTTTATAGACTATCCCGGTTTTAATATGCGTATTGCAAAATGGGCCAAAGCTTTACATTATAAAACGCATTATTATATTTCGCCGCAAATCTGGGCCTGGAAAGAGAATCGTATCAAGGCAATCAAAAATGATATTGACAAGATGTTTGTGATTTTACCTTTCGAAAAAAGCTTTTACGAGGACAAACATCATTTTCCGGTCGATTTTGTAGGACATCCTCTAATTGATGCTATTCAGAATCAGCCTTCTTTTGACGAAACAACCTTCAGAAAAGAAAACCAACTGGGAGAAAAACCTATTATTGCGGTTTTACCCGGAAGCCGTCAACAGGAAATCACAAAAATGCTGAGTGTGATGCTAAGTGTGGTGGATGATTTTCAGGATTATGAATTTGTAATTGCCGGTGCTCCAAGTCAGGATTTTGAGTTTTATCAGCAATTCATCAGCAATAAAAACATCAAATTTGTATCGAACAAAACGTATGATTTGTTACGATCTTCAACCGCAGCTCTGGTAACATCCGGAACCGCGACATTGGAAACGGCTCTTTTTAAAGTCCCTGAAGTAGTCTGCTACAAAGGAAGTGCTATTTCCTATCAAATTGCCAAGCGCATTATCACGCTAAAATACATTTCACTTGTCAATTTAATCATGGATGAAGAAGTGGTTACAGAATTAATTCAGAGTGAATGTAATACGAAACGAATTAAAGAAGAATTACAAAAATTACTGACTTCTGACTATCGCGAAAAATTATTAAAGAATTATGACATCTTAGAGCAAAAACTGGGAGGTGTCGGAGCCAGTAAAAAAACAGCAAAGCTTATTGTAGCTGATTTAAAACACGTTTAA
- the surE gene encoding 5'/3'-nucleotidase SurE codes for MKNEKPLILVTNDDGILAPGIRALISVMETIGEVVVVAPDKPQSAMGHAITINNTLFLDKISKEEDAVTEYSCSGTPVDCVKLAVNEILKRKPDLCVSGINHGSNSSINVIYSGTMSAAVEAGIEGIQAIGFSLLDFDWNADFEPIKSFVKKITLETLKNKLPPGVVLNVNFPKLKEEEIKGVKICRQAKAYYSQKFDKRQTPFGKDYYWLTGKFTNEDQGEDTDEWALENGYISIVPVQFDLTAHHTMQQLNTWKLNE; via the coding sequence ATGAAAAATGAGAAACCCTTAATATTAGTTACGAATGATGATGGCATTTTAGCTCCCGGAATCAGAGCTTTAATCAGTGTGATGGAAACTATTGGCGAAGTCGTAGTAGTAGCACCGGATAAACCTCAGAGCGCCATGGGTCATGCCATTACTATAAACAACACTTTGTTTCTTGACAAAATTTCTAAAGAAGAAGATGCGGTAACGGAATATAGCTGTTCAGGAACTCCCGTAGATTGTGTTAAACTGGCCGTCAATGAAATTTTAAAAAGAAAACCGGATCTGTGCGTTTCAGGGATTAATCACGGGTCAAATTCTTCTATAAATGTGATTTATTCAGGTACGATGAGTGCTGCTGTAGAGGCCGGTATAGAAGGAATTCAGGCAATTGGGTTTTCTTTACTGGATTTTGACTGGAATGCCGATTTTGAACCGATCAAATCATTCGTTAAAAAAATTACCTTAGAAACTTTGAAAAACAAACTTCCTCCGGGTGTGGTTTTAAATGTAAATTTCCCAAAACTAAAAGAAGAAGAAATCAAGGGAGTAAAAATCTGCCGTCAGGCTAAAGCTTACTACTCTCAAAAGTTTGACAAAAGACAAACTCCTTTTGGTAAGGATTACTACTGGCTTACCGGAAAATTTACAAACGAAGATCAAGGGGAAGATACTGATGAATGGGCTTTAGAAAACGGATACATTTCAATTGTTCCGGTACAGTTTGATCTGACCGCTCATCATACCATGCAGCAGCTTAATACTTGGAAATTAAATGAATAA
- a CDS encoding thioredoxin family protein, with amino-acid sequence MKKIFLITLFLAGAFVTQAQELKWYTDVKEAITVSNKEKKPLLMFFTGSDWCGWCIRLQNEVLKTAEFKKWATENVVLVELDYPRRTPQTPELKNQNNELQQAFGIQGFPTIYFTSAESKDGKVNFKGLGQTGYVAGGPTAWLTVAEGIVHPKKS; translated from the coding sequence ATGAAAAAAATATTTTTAATAACGCTTTTTTTAGCGGGAGCATTTGTAACGCAGGCACAAGAGTTAAAATGGTATACGGATGTTAAAGAAGCGATCACTGTTAGTAATAAAGAGAAAAAACCTCTGTTAATGTTTTTTACCGGAAGTGACTGGTGTGGGTGGTGTATTCGTTTGCAGAATGAGGTTTTAAAAACGGCTGAATTCAAAAAATGGGCGACCGAGAATGTGGTGTTGGTTGAGCTTGATTATCCAAGAAGAACACCTCAGACACCGGAGCTTAAAAATCAGAATAATGAATTACAGCAGGCATTTGGAATTCAGGGATTCCCGACTATTTATTTCACAAGCGCCGAGTCAAAAGACGGGAAAGTGAATTTTAAAGGATTGGGTCAGACAGGATATGTTGCCGGTGGTCCGACTGCCTGGTTAACAGTTGCTGAGGGAATTGTGCATCCTAAAAAATCGTAG